The genome window TCCCTCAACACGGATCTCAATCATCCAGCCTTCCTCGTAAGGAGAACTGTTCACAAGTTCAGGTGAGTCCTGCAACGAATCATTGACTGCAATAATTGAACCTGTGACGGGAGAGAACAAGTCCGACACCGTTTTGACCGATTCAATCGTTCCAATGCTGTCTTCTGCTTTTACATTGGATTCAAGGTCAGGCAATTCCACAAACACAATGTCACCCAGCTGATGCTGCGCGAACTCGGTAATGCCAATACGTACAGTATCCTCCCCTACGGTTTGCACCCATTCGTGCTCTTCACTGTACAGGAAATCACTTTTCAATTCGCTCATCGATATCCGCCTCGCTTTTCATTAATGAGTGCATGCGTTCTTTGACCTTAACCTTTTTCCCAGAACATAGCGTATGATATTTCGGATTCAAATGTCAAGATAC of Paenibacillus sp. FSL R5-0517 contains these proteins:
- the gcvH gene encoding glycine cleavage system protein GcvH — encoded protein: MSELKSDFLYSEEHEWVQTVGEDTVRIGITEFAQHQLGDIVFVELPDLESNVKAEDSIGTIESVKTVSDLFSPVTGSIIAVNDSLQDSPELVNSSPYEEGWMIEIRVEGDLTAALSALMNADAYRKHTEE